The Cervus elaphus chromosome 21, mCerEla1.1, whole genome shotgun sequence genome window below encodes:
- the LOC122679569 gene encoding nucleophosmin-like isoform X1, which translates to MEDSMDMDMSPSRPQNYLFGCELKADRDYPFKVDNDENKHQFSLRMVSLGAGAKDESHIVEAEAMDYEDGPIKVTLATLKMSVQPTVSLGGFEITPPVVLRLKCGSGPVHIREQHLVVVEKDAGSEDEEEEDVKLLSISGNRSAPGRGSKFPQKKVKLAAAAEDDDYDDEDDDNFDEEVEENTPVKKSVRDTPAKNAQKSNQNEKDSKLSTPILKGQESFKKQEKNT; encoded by the coding sequence atggaggattcaatggacatggatatGAGCCCCTCGAGGCCCCAAAACTATCTTTTTGGTTGTGAACTAAAGGCTGACAGAGATTATCCCTTCAAGGTGGATAATGATGAAAATAAGCACCAGTTTTCTTTAAGAATGGTCAGTTTAGGGGCTGGAGCAAAGGATGAATCACACATTGTTGAAGCAGAGGCGATGGATTATGAAGACGGTCCAATTAAAGTAACACTGGCAACTTTGAAAATGTCTGTACAGCCAACGGTTTCTCTTGGGGGCTTTGAAATTACACCACCTGTGGTCTTGCGGTTGAAGTGTGGTTCAGGGCCTGTGCATATCAGAGAACAGCACTTAGTAGTTGTGGAGAAAGATGCAGGGTcagaagatgaagaggaggaggatgtgAAACTCCTAAGTATATCTGGAAATCGTTCTGCCCCTGGAAGAGGTAGCAAGTTTCCCCAGAAAAAAGTaaagcttgctgctgctgctgaagatgatgattatgatgatgaagatgatgacaaTTTTGATGAGGAAGTCGAAGAAAACACTCCAGTAAAGAAATCTGTACGAGATACTCCAGCCAAAAACGCACAAAAATCAAACCAGAATGAAAAAGACTCAAAACTGTCAACACCAATATTAAAAGGTCAAGAATCCttcaaaaaacaggaaaaaaacaccTAA
- the LOC122679569 gene encoding nucleophosmin-like isoform X2: MEDSMDMDMSPSRPQNYLFGCELKADRDYPFKVDNDENKHQFSLRMVSLGAGAKDESHIVEAEAMDYEDGPIKVTLATLKMSVQPTVSLGGFEITPPVVLRLKCGSGPVHIREQHLVVVEKDAGSEDEEEEDVKLLSISGNRSAPGRGSKFPQKKVKLAAAAEDDDYDDEDDDNFDEEVEENTPVKKSNPSKNRKKTPKTPKEPSSVEDIKAKIQASLEKAH, from the exons atggaggattcaatggacatggatatGAGCCCCTCGAGGCCCCAAAACTATCTTTTTGGTTGTGAACTAAAGGCTGACAGAGATTATCCCTTCAAGGTGGATAATGATGAAAATAAGCACCAGTTTTCTTTAAGAATGGTCAGTTTAGGGGCTGGAGCAAAGGATGAATCACACATTGTTGAAGCAGAGGCGATGGATTATGAAGACGGTCCAATTAAAGTAACACTGGCAACTTTGAAAATGTCTGTACAGCCAACGGTTTCTCTTGGGGGCTTTGAAATTACACCACCTGTGGTCTTGCGGTTGAAGTGTGGTTCAGGGCCTGTGCATATCAGAGAACAGCACTTAGTAGTTGTGGAGAAAGATGCAGGGTcagaagatgaagaggaggaggatgtgAAACTCCTAAGTATATCTGGAAATCGTTCTGCCCCTGGAAGAGGTAGCAAGTTTCCCCAGAAAAAAGTaaagcttgctgctgctgctgaagatgatgattatgatgatgaagatgatgacaaTTTTGATGAGGAAGTCGAAGAAAACACTCCAGTAAAGAAATCT AATCCttcaaaaaacaggaaaaaaacaccTAAGACACCAAAAGAACCTAGCTCTGTAGAAGatattaaagcaaaaatacaagCAAGCCTAGAAAAAGCACATTGA